From a region of the Constantimarinum furrinae genome:
- the porV gene encoding type IX secretion system outer membrane channel protein PorV — MKKFFIAIFVSLFIFQVSAQEEGDLAQQRVITTAVPFLLIAADARAAGMGDIGVATSADAFSQQWNPAKYAFAISKQGVGVTYTPYLSQLVNDIFLGNLTYYNRINEQSAFAASLRYFSLGDIELRETIDQEPLIQSPNEFTFDVSYSLRLSERISMAVGGRYLRSDLKIQASNEDATAASSFAVDVAGYYQSEEIAYNDFDGRWRAGFNISNIGPKLKYDEVGQESNLPTNLALGGGFDFILDEYNKVGVSAEVNKLLVPTPQDFDGDGDIDAEDDEEYESISFFSGMFKSFGDAPDGFSEELKEFTWALGAEYWYQDVFAFRTGYFNESDLKGSRKFLSLGAGFRYTAINIDISYLFSTSKVRSPLEGTLRFGLTFNFGDEYDEY; from the coding sequence ATGAAGAAATTTTTTATTGCAATTTTTGTTAGTTTATTTATTTTTCAGGTGTCTGCGCAGGAGGAAGGTGACCTTGCTCAACAACGTGTGATTACAACAGCAGTGCCCTTTTTGCTTATTGCAGCCGACGCCCGTGCGGCAGGTATGGGAGACATTGGAGTTGCCACAAGTGCCGATGCTTTTTCGCAGCAATGGAACCCGGCAAAATATGCTTTCGCTATTTCAAAACAAGGTGTGGGTGTGACGTATACTCCGTATTTAAGTCAGTTGGTAAACGATATATTCCTTGGAAATTTAACGTATTATAACAGAATTAATGAGCAGAGTGCTTTTGCAGCCAGTTTACGATATTTCAGTCTGGGCGATATCGAACTTCGCGAAACTATAGATCAGGAGCCTTTAATTCAAAGTCCGAATGAATTTACATTCGATGTTTCTTATTCTCTGCGATTAAGTGAGCGAATCTCTATGGCCGTAGGAGGGCGATACCTTAGATCTGATTTAAAAATTCAGGCTTCCAATGAAGATGCTACCGCAGCCAGTTCTTTTGCAGTAGATGTTGCCGGGTATTATCAGAGTGAAGAGATTGCCTATAACGATTTTGACGGGCGATGGAGAGCCGGTTTTAATATTTCAAACATTGGTCCTAAACTAAAGTATGACGAAGTAGGACAGGAGAGTAACCTTCCAACTAATCTGGCATTAGGTGGTGGTTTCGATTTCATTTTAGATGAATATAACAAGGTAGGTGTCTCTGCCGAAGTAAATAAGTTGTTGGTTCCAACTCCTCAGGATTTTGACGGTGATGGCGATATCGATGCCGAAGATGATGAAGAATATGAGTCTATCAGTTTCTTTTCGGGTATGTTCAAATCCTTTGGAGATGCTCCCGATGGATTTAGTGAAGAGCTGAAAGAATTTACTTGGGCATTGGGTGCAGAATACTGGTATCAGGATGTATTTGCATTCCGTACAGGTTATTTTAATGAAAGTGACCTAAAAGGTTCTAGGAAGTTCCTTTCTCTTGGAGCCGGTTTCCGATATACAGCAATAAATATCGATATTTCTTACTTGTTCTCCACTTCTAAGGTAAGAAGTCCGCTGGAAGGAACACTTCGTTTCGGACTTACTTTTAACTTTGGGGACGAGTACGACGAATACTAG
- the cdd gene encoding cytidine deaminase has product MKKIKIETELEVYDSVSSLPSELKDLMHKAQKARENAYAPYSLFKVGAALLLETGEVIIGNNQENAAFPSGLCAERVAVYHAGATYPGKTIKALALTARSLNHEVRTPTPPCGACRQALAEYEVKQQTPISVYFMGETGNVVKAASVKDLLPLIFDSSYL; this is encoded by the coding sequence GTGAAAAAAATAAAGATCGAAACGGAACTTGAAGTTTATGATTCTGTTTCATCACTTCCTTCAGAACTAAAAGATCTAATGCATAAGGCGCAAAAGGCACGTGAAAATGCTTATGCGCCTTATTCACTTTTTAAAGTGGGTGCTGCTTTGTTGCTCGAGACTGGAGAAGTTATTATTGGGAACAATCAGGAAAATGCAGCTTTTCCCTCCGGACTCTGTGCAGAGCGCGTAGCCGTTTATCACGCAGGGGCAACCTATCCGGGAAAAACCATTAAGGCACTCGCCCTTACTGCCAGGTCTCTCAACCATGAAGTGCGTACTCCTACACCGCCCTGCGGAGCCTGCAGACAGGCATTGGCAGAATATGAAGTCAAACAACAAACACCCATTAGCGTTTATTTTATGGGAGAAACCGGAAATGTAGTTAAGGCAGCTTCGGTAAAAGATCTACTACCGCTTATATTTGACAGCTCGTATTTGTAG
- the pdhA gene encoding pyruvate dehydrogenase (acetyl-transferring) E1 component subunit alpha, which yields MKKITKQTYLDWYENMLFWRKFEDKLAQVYINQKVRGFLHLYNGQEAVLAGSLHAMDLTKDKMITAYRNHVQPIGMGVDPKKVMAELYGKATGTSQGLGGSMHIFSKEYRFYGGHGIVGGQIPLGAGLAFADKYYDRDAVTLTFMGDGATRQGSLHETFNLAMLWKLPVVFCVENNGYAMGTSVERTANHTDIWKLGLGYEMPCKPVDGMKPEVVAKEMDEAIERARRGDGPTFLELRTYRYRGHSMSDAQHYRTKEEVKKKQEEDPISYVLHHIYEKKWATEAEIKKIDKKVKDMVSECEKFAEESPYPEKHVMYDAVYEQEDYPFLPHKL from the coding sequence ATGAAAAAAATTACGAAACAAACTTATCTGGACTGGTATGAAAATATGCTGTTCTGGAGAAAATTTGAAGACAAACTGGCTCAGGTTTATATCAATCAGAAAGTGCGGGGATTCCTTCACTTGTATAATGGTCAGGAAGCGGTTTTAGCAGGCTCACTGCATGCCATGGATCTAACCAAGGACAAAATGATAACCGCGTATCGCAACCACGTCCAGCCTATTGGAATGGGAGTGGATCCTAAAAAGGTTATGGCCGAGTTATATGGTAAGGCAACAGGAACCTCACAAGGATTGGGAGGTTCTATGCATATATTTTCAAAAGAATATCGCTTTTACGGCGGACACGGAATTGTAGGAGGGCAAATCCCCTTGGGTGCCGGACTCGCCTTTGCAGATAAATATTACGATCGTGACGCCGTCACCCTAACATTTATGGGAGATGGAGCCACACGACAAGGGTCATTGCACGAAACGTTTAATCTGGCGATGCTCTGGAAACTTCCGGTAGTTTTCTGTGTTGAAAACAACGGGTATGCCATGGGAACTTCTGTGGAGCGCACTGCGAACCATACCGATATCTGGAAACTCGGATTGGGATACGAAATGCCTTGTAAACCCGTAGATGGAATGAAACCGGAGGTGGTTGCCAAGGAAATGGATGAAGCAATTGAGCGTGCACGCAGAGGTGACGGGCCAACATTCCTGGAATTAAGAACCTATCGGTATAGAGGGCATTCAATGAGTGATGCGCAGCATTATCGTACCAAGGAAGAAGTAAAGAAAAAACAGGAGGAAGACCCTATTTCTTATGTATTGCATCATATTTACGAGAAGAAATGGGCAACCGAGGCCGAGATCAAAAAGATCGATAAGAAAGTGAAGGATATGGTGAGTGAATGCGAAAAGTTTGCCGAGGAGTCTCCATACCCCGAAAAGCATGTTATGTACGATGCAGTTTACGAACAGGAAGATTATCCTTTTTTACCTCATAAATTATAA